A genomic window from Punica granatum isolate Tunisia-2019 chromosome 2, ASM765513v2, whole genome shotgun sequence includes:
- the LOC116194566 gene encoding uncharacterized protein LOC116194566, producing the protein MAFNTTKQGLLLGMLVFLLASKELFLAADGAGECGRTPINTAAASLSPCLGAARSGRALVTRPCCAKVNALIRTAPRCLCAVLLSPLAKKAGIMPATAISIPKRCNIRNRPVGKKCGRYIVP; encoded by the exons ATGGCGTTCAACACTACTAAACAAGGTCTTCTGCTTGGCATGCTCGTGTTCCTCTTGGCTTCCAAG GAACTGTTTCTGGCAGCAGATGGTGCTGGAGAGTGCGGAAGGACGCCGATCAATACTGCAGCAGCCAGTCTGAGCCCATGCCTTGGTGCTGCTAGGAGCGGCCGGGCTCTGGTTACGCGACCCTGCTGTGCCAAGGTCAATGCACTCATCAGAACTGCCCCACGGTGCCTGTGCGCGGTGCTGCTGTCTCCACTGGCCAAGAAAGCAGGGATAATGCCCGCCACCGCCATTTCGATCCCGAAGAGGTGCAACATTAGGAACCGACCTGTCGGGAAGAAATGTGGAA GGTACATCGTCCCATAG
- the LOC116196430 gene encoding protein NRT1/ PTR FAMILY 8.3 yields MGSTVEDERSRLEVGLLQDGDDKLYTGDGSVDLHGNPVLKSNTGKWRACPFILSTECCERLAYYGIATNLVSYLTHKLHEGNVAAARNVTTWQGTCYLTPLIGAVLADAYWGRYWTIATFSTIYFIGMCTLTLSASVPALRPVDCVGSLCPPATSAQYSVFFFGLYLIALGTGGIKPCVSSFGADQFDDTDPRERMKKGSFFNWFYFSINIGALISSSLLVWVQDNAGWGLGFGIPALFMGLAIGSFFSGTPIYRFQKPGGSPITRVCQVVVASFRKWNVKLPEDSSLLFEVGENGSAIEGSRKLEHTDELKCLDKAAVLSEAEIKSGDYYNPWRLCTVTQVEELKILIRMFPIWATGIAFSAVYAQMSTMFVEQGMMMDTTIGSFTIPPASLSSFDVISVIFWVPVYDRVIVPIARRFTGKERGFSELQRMGIGLFISVLCMSAAAIVEIVRLRMAHDLGLDDKEVAVPLSILWQIPQYFLLGAAEVCTFVGQLEFFYDQSPDAMRSFCSAFSLLTTALGNYLSSFILTLVTYFTTRGGSAGWIPDNLNEGHLDCFFWLLAGLSFMNMLVYIVCAKKYKQKKAS; encoded by the exons ATGGGCTCTACGGTCGAGGACGAGCGATCCCGCCTTGAAGTTGGCCTCCTGCAG GATGGAGATGACAAGCTCTACACTGGGGATGGTTCTGTTGATCTCCATGGGAACCCGGTTTTGAAGAGCAATACTGGGAAATGGAGAGCTTGCCCCTTCATCCTAA GCACTGAGTGCTGCGAGCGTTTGGCCTACTATGGGATCGCTACGAATCTTGTCAGTTATCTCACCCACAAACTGCACGAGGGAAATGTTGCCGCAGCTAGAAATGTTACGACTTGGCAAGGGACTTGCTATCTTACTCCTCTCATTGGAGCAGTGTTGGCTGATGCTTATTGGGGAAGATATTGGACAATTGCCACCTTCTCCACCATTTACTTCATC GGAATGTGTACTCTGACTCTCTCTGCATCGGTCCCTGCACTGAGGCCTGTAGATTGTGTCGGCTCCTTATGCCCTCCCGCTACGTCTGCACAATATTCAGTATTCTTCTTTGGGCTCTATCTGATTGCTCTTGGCACGGGAGGGATCAAGCCCTGTGTGTCATCATTTGGGGCAGACCAATTTGATGATACAGATCCTCGAGAAAGAATGAAGAAGGGTTCCTTCTTCAATTGGTTCTATTTCTCCATTAACATCGGCGCTCTCATCTCTAGTAGTTTGTTGGTGTGGGTTCAGGATAACGCAGGATGGGGATTAGGGTTCGGTATCCCTGCATTGTTTATGGGTCTAGCTATTGGGAGTTTCTTCTCAGGCACTCCCATTTATAGATTCCAAAAGCCAGGAGGGAGCCCCATTACGAGGGTATGTCAGGTTGTGGTTGCATCATTTAGGAAGTGGAATGTGAAGTTGCCTGAAGACAGTAGTCTTTTGTTTGAGGTCGGAGAGAACGGCTCCGCTATTGAAGGGAGTCGGAAATTGGAGCACACGGACGAACTCAA GTGCCTTGATAAAGCTGCGGTTCTCTCTGAAGCAGAAATCAAGAGTGGAGACTACTACAACCCATGGAGGCTTTGCACTGTAACCCAGGTGGAAGAACTGAAGATCTTGATTCGAATGTTCCCGATCTGGGCCACTGGAATTGCATTCTCTGCAGTTTATGCACAGATGTCCACCATGTTCGTTGAGCAGGGTATGATGATGGATACGACGATTGGGTCCTTCACTATTCCACCAGCCTCCCTCTCCTCATTCGACGTGATCAGCGTGATCTTCTGGGTCCCAGTTTATGACCGGGTCATTGTGCCAATCGCCAGGCGGTTCACTGGTAAAGAAAGAGGGTTCTCTGAGCTTCAGCGGATGGGCATCGGCCTCTTCATCTCGGTCCTGTGCATGTCTGCTGCCGCAATCGTGGAGATTGTGCGACTTCGGATGGCACACGATCTCGGACTGGACGACAAGGAGGTGGCTGTCCCGCTCAGCATACTTTGGCAGATTCCACAATATTTCCTCCTTGGTGCTGCTGAGGTCTGCACCTTTGTCGGGCAGCTTGAGTTCTTCTACGACCAGTCGCCGGATGCCATGCGGAGCTTCTGCAGCGCCTTCTCTCTCCTTACAACTGCACTTGGGAACTACTTAAGCTCGTTCATTCTGACCCTTGTGACCTACTTTACAACCCGAGGAGGGAGTGCAGGGTGGATCCCCGATAACTTGAACGAGGGTCACCTCGACTGCTTCTTCTGGCTTCTTGCTGGCCTCAGCTTCATGAACATGCTGGTCTACATTGTGTGCGCAAAGAAGTACAAGCAGAAGAAGGCCTCGTGA